The following proteins come from a genomic window of Miscanthus floridulus cultivar M001 chromosome 2, ASM1932011v1, whole genome shotgun sequence:
- the LOC136539085 gene encoding chitinase 2-like — protein MGCSKLIALVLVPALVAVHVHVPMASAANSNLFRDYIGAIFNGVKFTDVPINPRVRFDFIMAFVIDYTTATEPPTPTNGQFNIFWQNSVLTASAVAAIKQSNPNVRVAVSLGGATVNDRPVFFNITSVDSWVQNAVSSLTSIVQEYNLDGIDIDYEQFQADPATFAECIGRLVTTLKRNGVIKFASIAPYGNADVQRHYQALWASYGSVIDYVNFQFYAYGASTTEAQYVDFFNQQLVNYPGGNILASFTTAPTTTSVPINTSLSACQTLQSQGKLYGIFIWAADHSRSQGFKYDTQAQALLANAPAGY, from the coding sequence ATGGGCTGCTCGAAGCTGATTGCATTAGTACTTGTCCCGGCTCTTGTAgccgtccatgtccatgtcccaaTGGCCAGCGCAGCCAACTCCAACCTGTTCCGGGACTACATCGGCGCCATCTTCAATGGCGTCAAGTTCACCGACGTTCCCATCAACCCGAGAGTCCGGTTTGACTTCATCATGGCCTTCGTCATCGACTACACCACCGCCACGGAGCCGCCCACCCCGACCAACGGGCAGTTCAACATCTTCTGGCAGAACTCGGTGCTGACGGCCTCCGCGGTGGCCGCCATCAAGCAGAGCAACCCGAACGTGCGGGTGGCCGTCAGCCTCGGCGGCGCCACCGTGAACGACCGGCCGGTGTTCTTCAACATCACCTCCGTGGACTCGTGGGTGCAGAACGCCGTGTCCTCCCTGACCAGCATCGTCCAGGAGTACAACCTGGACGGCATCGACATCGACTACGAACAGTTCCAGGCAGACCCGGCCACCTTCGCCGAGTGCATCGGCCGCCTGGTGACCACGCTCAAGCGCAACGGCGTGATCAAGTTCGCTTCCATCGCGCCGTACGGCAACGCCGACGTGCAGCGCCATTACCAGGCGCTGTGGGCGAGCTACGGGAGCGTCATAGACTACGTCAACTTCCAGTTCTACGCCTACGGCGCCAGCACGACGGAGGCGCAGTACGTGGACTTCTTCAACCAGCAGCTCGTCAACTACCCTGGGGGCAACATCCTGGCCAGCTTCACCACGGCGCCCACCACGACGTCGGTGCCCATCAACACGTCGCTCAGCGCTTGCCAGACGCTGCAGTCGCAGGGCAAGCTCTACGGAATCTTCATCTGGGCGGCCGATCATTCCAGGAGCCAAGGATTTAAGTACGACACACAAGCACAAGCGCTGCTCGCCAACGCTCCTGCTGGCTACTAG